Proteins encoded within one genomic window of Carassius gibelio isolate Cgi1373 ecotype wild population from Czech Republic chromosome A4, carGib1.2-hapl.c, whole genome shotgun sequence:
- the LOC127977361 gene encoding unique cartilage matrix-associated protein isoform X2 — translation MARTHTLLLTLLPTILILIVLARVESAAVRDGKDSEAQRAPKQVFMPASDASNFFKRRGRRSPRSYEEYYAEQRVKMATNQRMRELLEEQNNKHENYLEEERDEQYERTREKNEQWRQFHYDGQYPRYPQRHRYYV, via the exons ATGGCCAGGACTCATACCCTCCTACTCACACTGCTGCCCACCATCCTCATTCTAATTG TTCTGGCCAGGGTTGAAAGTGCAGCCGTTAGAGATGGAAAAGACAGTGAAGCTCAAA GAGCACCTAAACAAGTTTTCATGCCAGCTTCTGATGCCTCAAACTTCTTCAAACGCCGCGGTCGCAGATCCCCGAGATCTTATGAAGAGTACTATG CGGAGCAGAGGGTGAAGATGGCTACAAACCAACGAATGAGAGAGCTCTTAGaggaacaaaacaacaaacacgAGAACTATTTAGAGGAGGAGCGCGATG AACAGTACGAGAGGACCAGAGAGAAGAACGAGCAGTGGAGACAATTCCACTATGATGGGCAATACCCACGATACCCTCAACGCCACCGCTACTACGTCTGA
- the LOC127977361 gene encoding unique cartilage matrix-associated protein isoform X1 yields the protein MARTHTLLLTLLPTILILIVLARVESAAVRDGKDSEAQTGAPKQVFMPASDASNFFKRRGRRSPRSYEEYYAEQRVKMATNQRMRELLEEQNNKHENYLEEERDEQYERTREKNEQWRQFHYDGQYPRYPQRHRYYV from the exons ATGGCCAGGACTCATACCCTCCTACTCACACTGCTGCCCACCATCCTCATTCTAATTG TTCTGGCCAGGGTTGAAAGTGCAGCCGTTAGAGATGGAAAAGACAGTGAAGCTCAAA CAGGAGCACCTAAACAAGTTTTCATGCCAGCTTCTGATGCCTCAAACTTCTTCAAACGCCGCGGTCGCAGATCCCCGAGATCTTATGAAGAGTACTATG CGGAGCAGAGGGTGAAGATGGCTACAAACCAACGAATGAGAGAGCTCTTAGaggaacaaaacaacaaacacgAGAACTATTTAGAGGAGGAGCGCGATG AACAGTACGAGAGGACCAGAGAGAAGAACGAGCAGTGGAGACAATTCCACTATGATGGGCAATACCCACGATACCCTCAACGCCACCGCTACTACGTCTGA